From one Paramormyrops kingsleyae isolate MSU_618 chromosome 1, PKINGS_0.4, whole genome shotgun sequence genomic stretch:
- the gtf3c3 gene encoding general transcription factor 3C polypeptide 3, producing MSSFSSELIDYLEGKISFEEFEILREERKAKDKDLVSSQEAGDGESEEDEASHFDCAGPSTSRSPCRRRKKKKTVLEESDDGVSLPVQKAFASMLGEVAEEGEADGKEVEQNESLSAGDVFALEMELNRENKKMMRERRQRSKLPRALRGLMGEANIRYARGEKEDAITMCMEIIRQAPLAYEPFSTLAMIYEDQGDMEKALQFGLIAAHLNPSDYEEWVKLADMSLEQDNIKQAIICYSKAIKYNPSNVRYLWERSSLYEQVGDHKQAMDGYRRILNLLPPTDGENFMQLSRDMAKSYYETNDLQSSMGVMEEALNRYPHLATNECVNMAAELYITNRQHEKALQVMQQFCGIVLERDSKEEKGKGQQSDGKQADKEEGEILGVLIPEDVPIDIRVKLMICLIQQHVFEPLHPMLTALMEQSPEELGDLYLDVADAFQDEGEYSSALPLLSALVCSERYNLPAVWLRHAECLKALGHMEVAVNSYIKVVEMAPLHLEARLSLSTLQQQLGNPDGALQALQPMYDPETLAQDSAAAQQELKLLLHRSILLRSQSRMDDYLDTVLTMLAMLLKVAMNRAQVCLISRCNSGERHLYLVKVSREKISDIEDQEAAYLDVIGKTSVLSRDDWWQLLLRCVCVMCEQNRFGEAELLVDSSLEYYSFYDDRVKRKELEYFGLSAAILDHNFRKAYNYIRLMLMDNVERPQLWNIFNQVTMHSQDVRHHRFCLRLMLKNPENHALCVLNGHNAFVSGSFKHALGQYVQTFRAQPTEPLYSLCVGLTFFHMASQKFVVKRHPLLLQGFSFLWRYAELRGHCQESFYNLGRALQQLGLSHLAILYYQKALSCTPPSLEGIDGEQVDLAREIAYNLSLIYQASGNKGMVQHLLHTYCSV from the exons ATGTCTAGTTTTAGTTCGGAGCTCATTGACTACTTAGAGGGAAAGATTTCGTTTGAGGAGTTTGAAATACTAAGAGAAGAGAGAAAGGCCAAAGATAAG GATTTAGTAAGCTCTCAGGAAGCCGGTGATGGGGAATCGGAGGAGGACGAAGCCTCCCATTTCGACTGTGCTGGCCCCAGTACTTCGCGTAGCCCCTGCAGACGCcgaaaaaagaagaaaacag TGTTAGAGGAATCGGATGATGGAGTGAGCCTCCCTGTTCAGAAGGCGTTTGCCTCCATGCTGGGAGAAGTGGCTGAAGAGGGGGAAGCGGATGGCAAGGAAGTGGAGCAAAATGAGTCACTATCTGCCGGGGATGTGTTTGCCCTGGAAATGGAACTGAACCGTGAGAACAAGAAGATGATGAGG GAACGGCGACAGCGGAGCAAACTGCCGCGAGCCCTGCGCGGACTGATGGGAGAAGCCAATATTCGCTATGCCAGGGGGGAAAAGGAAGATGCTATTACGATGTGCATGGAGATTATTAGACAGG CTCCTCTGGCTTATGAGCCTTTCTCGACCCTGGCTATGATCTATGAGGACCAGGGGGATATGGAGAAGGCTCTGCAGTTTGGCCTGATTGCTGCCCACTTAAACCCCAGTGATTATGAGGAGTGGGTGAAGCTGGCAGACATGTCCTTGGAGCAGGACAATATAAAACAGGCCATCATCTGCTACTCCAAAG CCATCAAGTATAACCCCAGTAATGTGCGTTATCTGTGGGAGCGCTCCAGTCTTTACGAGCAAGTGGGAGATCACAAGCAAGCTATGGATGGTTATCGCCGCATACTCAACCTGCTGCCCCCAACCGACGGAGAAAACTTCATGCAGCTCTCCCGGGACATGGCCAA GAGCTACTATGAGACCAACGACCTACAGTCATCAATGGGTGTTATGGAGGAAGCCCTGAATCGGTATCCGCACCTGGCCACCAATGAATGTGTTAATATGGCTGCAGAACTATATATTACCAATAGGCAACATGAGAAGGCTTTGCAG GTAATGCAGCAGTTCTGTGGGATTGTGCTGGAGAGAGATTCCAAAGAGGAGAAAGGCAAGGGCCAACAGAGTGACGGcaaacaggcagacaaggaagaGG GGGAGATTTTGGGGGTGCTGATTCCAGAGGACGTCCCAATCGACATCAGAGTGAAGCTCATGATTTGTCTCATCCAGCAGCACGTATTCGAGCCTCTACAT CCAATGTTGACGGCGCTGATGGAGCAAAGCCCAGAGGAGCTTGGGGATCTGTACCTGGATGTGGCTGATGCCTTCCAGGACGAGGGCGAATACAGCTCTGCACTGCCCCTGCTCTCTGCGCTCGTCTGCTCCGAGAGATACAACCTTCCCGCGGTGTGGTTGAGACATGCTG AATGCCTGAAGGCTCTGGGGCACATGGAAGTGGCCGTGAATAGCTACATCAAGGTGGTGGAGATGGCTCCTCTGCACCTGGAGGCCCGTCTGTCCCTGTCCACCCTGCAGCAGCAGTTGGGAAACCCCGATGGAGCTCTGCAGGCTCTGCAGCCCATGTACGACCCAGAGACTCTAGCCCAGGACTCTGCCGCTGCCCAGCAG GAACTTAAACTCTTACTTCACCGCTCCATTCTGCTGCGTTCCCAAAGCCGGATGGATGACTACCTGGACACTGTGCTGACCATGCTGGCCATGCTACTTAAG GTGGCCATGAATCGTGCCCAGGTCTGTCTGATCTCTAGGTGTAATTCTGGGGAGAGACACCTTTACCTTGTTAAAGTGTCTCGAGAAAAAATCTCTGACATTGAAGACCAGGAGGCTGCTTACCTTGATGTGATAG GGAAGACCAGCGTTCTGTCCCGGGACGACTGGTGGCAGCTTCTGCTGCGCTGTGTCTGTGTTATGTGTGAGCAGAACCGCTTCGGGGAGGCGGAGCTTCTGGTGGACTCCTCCCTGGAGTACTACTCCTTTTATGACGACCGCGTTAAGCGGAAGGAGCTGGAGTACTTCGGTCTGTCTGCCGCCATCCTGGACCACAATTTCAGGAAGGCGTACAACTACATCAG ACTGATGCTGATGGATAACGTAGAACGGCCCCAGCTGTGGAACATCTTCAACCAGGTGACCATGCACTCCCAGGATGTACGACATCACCGCTTCTGCTTGCGGCTCATGTTAAAGAACCCGGAGAACCACGCGCTGTGCGTACTGAATGGCCACAACGCTTTCGTCTCAGGGAGCTTCAAGCACGCCCTTG GACAGTATGTACAGACGTTTCGGGCTCAGCCTACTGAACCTCTTTACAGTCTTTGCGTGGGACTCACCTTCTTTCACATGGCTTCACAGAAGTTTGTGGTTAAGCGGCACCCACTTCTGCTACAG GGCTTCTCCTTCCTGTGGCGCTATGCTGAGCTGCGTGGTCACTGCCAGGAGAGCTTCTACAACCTGGGCCGGGCCCTGCAGCAGCTGGGTTTATCTCACCTGGCTATACTTTACTACCAAAAGGCCTTGAGTTGCACGCCACCCTCGTTGGAG GGCATCGACGGTGAGCAAGTGGACTTGGCTCGGGAAATTGCTTATAACCTGTCTCTCATCTACCAGGCTAGTGGCAACAAAGGAATGGTGCAGCACCTCCTCCACACTTACTGCTCCGTATGA
- the LOC111841686 gene encoding interleukin-22 receptor subunit alpha-2-like isoform X2: MHDMCFSLPRLENVTIDSYNLHNVISWSALQPLDNTTLKYVVQYKHRDTDVWKNYKGCAPTVDTYCSFLPQHPYVNVTLRVQAQAGNQTSPWSQTQPFMGHVQSRLGHPNVTLTPVDLHSLQIEIDPDANLRKLYGDALKYRVLYGKEHEAFKTQRDLPSSVIINSLEAGVKYCFQVYYVIYPDMRLGNNASESCVTTEESEKESMFRIACLSVIVVVLSGAFISGCIFVTIQNYSRVKDALWPDLSADPWIQEHDFPKIPNDRSYNNYSEETWDRVSLIIENDNYQGEES, from the exons ATGCATGATATGT GTTTTTCCCTGCCAAGGTTGGAGAATGTAACAATTGATTCATATAATTTACATAATGTGATAAGTTGGAGTGCTCTACAGCCTTTGGACAATACAACATTAAAATACGTGGTTCAGTATAAACA CAGGGACACTGATGTTTGGAAGAATTATAAAGGCTGTGCTCCTACAGTGGACACCTATTGCAGTTTTCTTCCTCAGCATCCGTACGTTAACGTGACCCTGCGGGTCCAAGCTCAGGCTGGAAATCAGACTTCGCCGTGGTCTCAGACTCAGCCATTTATGGGACACGTTCAGA GCCGACTGGGACATCCAAACGTAACACTCACTCCTGTGGACCTCCACTCTTTGCAAATTGAGATTGACCCTGATGCTAATCTCAGAAAATTGTACGGTGATGCACTCAAGTATAGAGTCCTCTATGGAAAAGAGCATGAAGCTTTTAAG ACTCAAAGGGACTTGCCTTCCTCAGTGATCATTAATTCCCTGGAGGCTGGGGTGAAGTACTGCTTTCAGGTGTACTACGTCATTTACCCCGATATGAGACTGGGCAACAATGCCAGCGAATCGTGTGTCACCACTGAAGAGTCAG AAAAGGAGAGCATGTTCCGAATTGCGTGCCTGTCAGTTATCGTTGTCGTCCTTTCGGGTGCATTTATATCGGGATGCATCTTTGTGACTATCCAAAACTACAGCAGAGTCAAAGACGCTCTGTGGCCTGACCTCAGTGCAGACCCGTGGATTCAGGAG catGACTTCCCCAAAATCCCTAATGATAGGTCCTACAACAACTACTCCGAGGAAACCTGGGACAGGGTCTCTCTGATCATAGAGAATGACAATTATCAAGGAGAGGAAAGTTAA
- the LOC111841686 gene encoding interleukin-22 receptor subunit alpha-2-like isoform X1, with protein sequence MITHYMLSVCVFLIQCLVEGFSLPRLENVTIDSYNLHNVISWSALQPLDNTTLKYVVQYKHRDTDVWKNYKGCAPTVDTYCSFLPQHPYVNVTLRVQAQAGNQTSPWSQTQPFMGHVQSRLGHPNVTLTPVDLHSLQIEIDPDANLRKLYGDALKYRVLYGKEHEAFKTQRDLPSSVIINSLEAGVKYCFQVYYVIYPDMRLGNNASESCVTTEESEKESMFRIACLSVIVVVLSGAFISGCIFVTIQNYSRVKDALWPDLSADPWIQEHDFPKIPNDRSYNNYSEETWDRVSLIIENDNYQGEES encoded by the exons ATGATCACGCATTATATGCTGTCAGTATGTGTATTTCTTATACAGTGTCTGGTTGAAG GTTTTTCCCTGCCAAGGTTGGAGAATGTAACAATTGATTCATATAATTTACATAATGTGATAAGTTGGAGTGCTCTACAGCCTTTGGACAATACAACATTAAAATACGTGGTTCAGTATAAACA CAGGGACACTGATGTTTGGAAGAATTATAAAGGCTGTGCTCCTACAGTGGACACCTATTGCAGTTTTCTTCCTCAGCATCCGTACGTTAACGTGACCCTGCGGGTCCAAGCTCAGGCTGGAAATCAGACTTCGCCGTGGTCTCAGACTCAGCCATTTATGGGACACGTTCAGA GCCGACTGGGACATCCAAACGTAACACTCACTCCTGTGGACCTCCACTCTTTGCAAATTGAGATTGACCCTGATGCTAATCTCAGAAAATTGTACGGTGATGCACTCAAGTATAGAGTCCTCTATGGAAAAGAGCATGAAGCTTTTAAG ACTCAAAGGGACTTGCCTTCCTCAGTGATCATTAATTCCCTGGAGGCTGGGGTGAAGTACTGCTTTCAGGTGTACTACGTCATTTACCCCGATATGAGACTGGGCAACAATGCCAGCGAATCGTGTGTCACCACTGAAGAGTCAG AAAAGGAGAGCATGTTCCGAATTGCGTGCCTGTCAGTTATCGTTGTCGTCCTTTCGGGTGCATTTATATCGGGATGCATCTTTGTGACTATCCAAAACTACAGCAGAGTCAAAGACGCTCTGTGGCCTGACCTCAGTGCAGACCCGTGGATTCAGGAG catGACTTCCCCAAAATCCCTAATGATAGGTCCTACAACAACTACTCCGAGGAAACCTGGGACAGGGTCTCTCTGATCATAGAGAATGACAATTATCAAGGAGAGGAAAGTTAA
- the LOC111836618 gene encoding caveolae-associated protein 2-like, translated as MGEDAVQAERSSAMTPHESQDLVVPGPSPTQMSPTMPGGVSVGDSTAAKKDNDGDNQVNAITVLTLLDKLVNMLDTVQENQQKMEQQQLDMESVVRGIQTDMTKLSKSHTSTSNTVSKLLEKSRKVSVHMKEVKDKMDKQAIQVKKLEANHSHLLKRNNFKVLIFQEENEIPATAFVKDPVPYPRDAEEEVPPVDANRSQEEGLQTINLSSDEELGLDEDDDDSWTGEKVDETMQKSRAEKIKRSSLKKVDSLKKAFSRQNIEKKMNKISTKISTSVAVEKREKLKQSNPSTKSSSFKVPTLSFGIKKTQDAQVTPKAEGPPAVVAAIELAPIKSLDENLPFTEVHSDLAPALQDALTNSSTHIDAEQSLAEDEDHEYTLSATLPQEDSLPRLSSALHQLDEEKEQEEQDEEEEEKRVSLAED; from the exons ATGGGTGAAGATGCAGTACAGGCGGAGAGAAGCAGCGCGATGACTCCACACGAAAGCCAGGACCTTGTGGTGCCCGGCCCTAGTCCCACTCAGATGTCACCTACAATGCCTGGGGGGGTCTCAGTAGGGGACTCCACGGCAGCAAAGAAGGACAACGACGGGGACAACCAAGTCAATGCTATTACAGTACTGACACTACTGGACAAGCTCGTCAACATGCTGGACACCGTCCAAGAAAATCAGCAGAAGATGGAACAGCAGCAACTGGACATGGAGAGTGTTGTGCGTGGCATCCAAACCGATATGACCAAGCTCTCCAAGAGCCACACCTCCACCTCCAACACTGTCAGCAAGCTGCTGGAAAAGTCCCGTAAGGTCAGCGTCCACATGAAGGAGGTTAAGGACAAAATGGACAAGCAGGCCATACAGGTGAAGAAACTAGAAGCTAATCACTCCCATCTCCTCAAGAGGAACAACTTCAAAGTTCTGATCTTCCAG GAGGAGAATGAAATTCCTGCTACTGCCTTCGTGAAGGACCCTGTGCCCTACCCTCGTGATGCAGAGgaagaggtgcccccagtggaTGCCAATCGTTCACAGGAAGAGGGGCTTCAGACAATAAACTTATCATCTGATGAAGAACTGGGGCTTGATGAGGACGACGATGACAGCTGGACTGGAGAGAAGGTGGATGAGACAATGCAGAAATCCCGGGCTGAAAAGATCAAGCGTTCCAGCCTGAAGAAGGTTGACAGCCTCAAGAAGGCCTTCTCTCGTCAGAACATTGAAAAGAAGATGAATAAAATCAGCACCAAGATCAGTACCAGTGTGGCTGTTGAGAAGCGTGAGAAACTCAAGCAGAGCAACCCCAGCACCAAGAGCTCCTCCTTCAAGGTGCCGACACTCTCATTCGGTATCAAGAAAACTCAGGACGCCCAGGTGACTCCGAAGGCTGAGGGCCCACCGGCAGTGGTGGCTGCAATTGAGTTGGCTCCCATTAAAAGCCTAGATGAAAATCTCCCTTTCACTGAGGTGCACTCTGACCTGGCCCCAGCCCTGCAGGATGCCCTCACTAACTCCTCCACTCACATAGATGCTGAGCAGTCCTTGGCAGAGGATGAAGACCATGAGTATACCCTGTCTGCCACTTTGCCCCAGGAAGATTCCCTACCACGCCTTTCCTCCGCTCTGCACCAATTAGATGAAGAGAAAGAACAAGAAGAACaagatgaggaagaggaggaaaaaaGAGTCTCTCTAGCAGAAGACTAG